The following proteins are encoded in a genomic region of Dyadobacter sp. UC 10:
- a CDS encoding Na+/H+ antiporter gives MHNNIIFYISLIVIILFLVMLAQRIKVSYPIVLVLGGLLLGFIPGIPTIEIDPELIFLIFLPPLLFEAAWQTSWKDFWKWRRIIGSFAFGIVILTSCVIAFVSNALIPGFTLALGFLLGGIISPPDAVAATSILKDLKVSKRLITIAEGESLLNDASSLIVFRFALTAVISGTFILSDAVSNFFLVIVMGFAIGMGVALIFYAIHRWLPTTPSMDTILTFVAPYTMYIAAEEFHYSGVIAVVTGGLFLSERSHSILSHLSRIQGFNVWATVGFVLNGLVFMLIGLELPVIVNQLGNISLFAAIGYGLIISLVVILTRIASTLGASLFTVFISKFIKTADSRPGWRAPLAFGWTGMRGVVSLAAALSIPLVIHGGQPFPQRNLILFITFVVILVTLVFQGLTLPFVIKWLNIEEMDYAVPSQEQDVMIRRKLAEESLNIINEQYADEIPRNELLQSLKYKLESDIGFLNHVKESDTTDTGHDYITKYQSITKELLERKRTLLHQFNKQEMFEEEVIRQHLAQLDLEEEKVRQQFLHME, from the coding sequence ATGCACAACAACATTATTTTTTATATCTCCCTGATCGTCATTATCTTATTCCTGGTAATGCTCGCCCAGCGGATCAAGGTTTCCTACCCTATTGTGCTGGTACTTGGTGGTCTTTTATTAGGCTTCATACCAGGAATACCTACAATAGAGATTGACCCTGAACTGATTTTTCTGATCTTCCTGCCCCCGCTGCTTTTTGAGGCAGCCTGGCAAACCTCCTGGAAGGATTTCTGGAAGTGGCGGCGGATAATTGGTTCCTTCGCTTTTGGTATCGTCATTTTAACTTCCTGTGTGATTGCGTTCGTTTCCAACGCTTTAATTCCAGGGTTTACGCTTGCACTGGGCTTTTTGCTGGGCGGTATCATCTCACCTCCCGACGCGGTGGCGGCCACTTCAATCCTTAAGGATTTAAAAGTTTCTAAGCGACTTATCACTATTGCGGAAGGTGAAAGCCTGCTGAACGACGCTTCCAGTTTAATTGTGTTCCGCTTTGCGCTTACCGCCGTCATATCCGGGACTTTCATTTTATCGGATGCTGTTTCTAACTTTTTCCTGGTGATCGTGATGGGATTTGCGATCGGGATGGGTGTCGCGCTGATCTTTTACGCGATCCACCGCTGGCTGCCTACAACGCCCAGCATGGATACCATTCTTACTTTCGTGGCACCTTACACGATGTACATTGCCGCAGAAGAATTCCATTATTCAGGGGTGATCGCAGTGGTTACAGGCGGGCTTTTTCTTTCCGAACGCAGCCATAGCATATTAAGCCATCTCAGCCGGATCCAGGGTTTCAACGTGTGGGCAACTGTCGGCTTCGTTTTAAATGGGCTGGTATTCATGCTGATCGGACTGGAACTTCCGGTGATCGTCAACCAGCTTGGAAATATTTCCCTCTTTGCCGCGATTGGCTACGGGCTGATCATTTCCCTGGTCGTAATCCTGACCCGCATTGCCAGTACGCTCGGGGCGTCACTGTTTACTGTTTTTATCAGCAAGTTTATCAAAACGGCCGATAGCCGGCCAGGCTGGCGTGCCCCGCTTGCTTTCGGATGGACAGGAATGCGCGGGGTGGTTTCCCTGGCCGCCGCGCTTTCCATTCCATTAGTGATTCACGGTGGCCAGCCGTTTCCGCAGCGTAACCTTATTCTTTTTATCACATTCGTCGTAATCCTCGTCACACTGGTTTTTCAGGGTTTGACCCTGCCGTTTGTGATTAAATGGTTAAATATTGAGGAAATGGATTATGCGGTGCCTTCACAGGAGCAGGATGTGATGATCAGGAGGAAATTGGCCGAGGAATCTCTAAATATAATTAATGAACAATATGCAGACGAGATTCCGAGGAACGAGCTGCTGCAAAGTCTTAAATATAAGCTTGAAAGCGATATCGGCTTTTTAAACCACGTAAAAGAAAGCGATACAACAGACACCGGTCACGACTATATCACGAAATATCAATCCATTACCAAAGAGCTTCTCGAACGTAAGAGAACGCTTTTACATCAATTCAATAAACAAGAAATGTTCGAAGAAGAGGTAATCCGTCAGCACCTTGCACAGCTCGATCTGGAAGAGGAGAAAGTGAGGCAACAGTTTCTTCATATGGAATAG
- a CDS encoding cytochrome P450: MRPIPEFRIASFSLIGAIKFARDPLHFLKQGFDTCGDTFKIRLFREFVISREPGFFRHVLQQHSKNFKKGSSSKMLQPVLGNGLVTSEGDFWLRQRRLVQPAFHRERLQELFLTMGGLTRGFLDEMEQYRGKAAIDIDAKMMSITSDIALKTLFGNMTNEDKAQIFKQVTRTQKYLVTRVRRPYRLPLMAINGEDRQFRTDLKYFNKLIFDFIEHRRLSGEAPNDLLQLLLDSIDEETGARMNDLQIRDEAITMFAAGHETSATALSWLLWELARQPEMVARIRQESKQFETVPTFEQLMRMPYTRQVVEEGLRLYPPAWTMTREAIVDNDIEGYHIPKGTSVFMSVFELHRNPQLWENPLVFNPDHFSAENVKNRAKFNYLPFGAGPRICIGLQFAMMEMQLILSALLKRFTFENDPAHEIGMHPQIVLKSTNGIKLFVK; the protein is encoded by the coding sequence ATGCGCCCAATACCAGAATTCCGGATTGCCAGTTTCAGTTTGATCGGTGCGATCAAATTTGCGCGCGACCCGCTCCATTTTCTTAAACAGGGCTTTGATACCTGCGGGGATACTTTCAAAATCAGGCTGTTCCGTGAATTTGTGATCAGTCGCGAGCCAGGTTTTTTCAGGCATGTATTACAGCAGCATAGCAAAAATTTCAAGAAGGGCAGCTCATCCAAAATGTTGCAGCCAGTACTTGGAAATGGGCTTGTGACCAGCGAGGGCGACTTCTGGCTGCGTCAGCGCCGGCTTGTACAACCCGCGTTCCATCGGGAGCGTTTGCAGGAATTGTTCCTGACGATGGGCGGGCTTACCCGGGGTTTCCTGGACGAAATGGAGCAATATCGGGGCAAAGCCGCGATTGATATTGACGCTAAAATGATGAGCATTACCTCGGATATCGCCCTCAAAACATTGTTCGGCAATATGACCAATGAGGATAAGGCGCAGATATTCAAACAGGTAACGCGTACGCAAAAATACCTCGTTACCCGCGTGCGCCGACCTTACAGGCTGCCTTTAATGGCGATCAATGGGGAAGACAGGCAATTCAGAACCGACCTTAAATACTTCAATAAGCTCATTTTTGATTTTATCGAGCACCGCCGCCTCTCCGGGGAAGCGCCAAATGACCTGCTGCAACTGCTGCTGGATAGTATTGATGAAGAAACCGGAGCCCGGATGAATGACCTTCAGATCAGGGACGAGGCGATTACCATGTTTGCTGCCGGACATGAAACTTCGGCAACTGCATTGAGCTGGCTGCTGTGGGAACTGGCCCGACAGCCGGAAATGGTTGCGCGGATACGGCAGGAAAGTAAGCAATTTGAGACCGTGCCCACATTTGAGCAACTTATGCGCATGCCTTACACCAGGCAGGTTGTGGAAGAAGGATTGCGGTTATATCCGCCTGCCTGGACGATGACACGGGAGGCAATTGTTGACAATGATATCGAAGGTTACCATATCCCCAAAGGTACTTCTGTCTTCATGTCCGTTTTTGAGTTGCACCGTAACCCGCAGCTGTGGGAGAATCCGCTGGTTTTTAATCCGGATCATTTTAGTGCTGAAAATGTGAAGAACCGGGCCAAATTCAACTATCTCCCTTTCGGCGCGGGCCCCAGGATATGCATAGGGCTGCAATTTGCGATGATGGAAATGCAGCTGATCCTTTCCGCCTTGCTCAAAAGGTTCACATTCGAAAACGACCCTGCCCACGAAATTGGAATGCACCCGCAGATCGTGCTGAAATCGACCAACGGTATCAAATTATTTGTAAAATAA
- a CDS encoding Dps family protein produces the protein MDAKTISLNEQEVKPVVDLLNDYLANYHIHYQKLRGCHWNVKGQNFFTLHVKFEELYTNAQLTIDEIAERVLTLGKPPHSRFADYISESKIKEIDTIGMKDLDMVDAILEDMATLIGLERELLEATSQASDDGSNDMVNRFMQFKEKNTWMLRSFANKK, from the coding sequence ATGGATGCCAAAACAATCAGCCTCAACGAACAGGAAGTGAAACCTGTTGTAGATTTATTGAACGACTATTTAGCTAACTATCACATTCACTACCAAAAACTGAGGGGCTGCCACTGGAATGTCAAAGGCCAGAACTTTTTCACCCTTCATGTCAAATTCGAAGAGCTCTATACCAATGCCCAACTCACGATCGATGAAATCGCAGAAAGAGTGCTGACACTCGGAAAGCCGCCGCACAGCCGTTTTGCGGACTACATCAGTGAATCAAAGATCAAGGAAATTGATACCATCGGGATGAAAGATCTCGATATGGTGGATGCGATCCTGGAAGATATGGCGACGCTGATCGGGCTGGAACGCGAGCTGCTGGAAGCTACTTCGCAGGCCAGCGACGATGGTTCCAATGATATGGTCAACCGTTTTATGCAGTTTAAAGAAAAGAATACCTGGATGCTGCGTTCCTTCGCAAACAAAAAATAA
- a CDS encoding lipid-binding SYLF domain-containing protein, with amino-acid sequence MLIAKLKGNFLGVMLLICLYSSAVQAQTKEEEKIKAATTVLNDFNEMQENIPAQLLNISKGVIIIPKMINAGLMLGGKYGRGLAMVKKENGEWSDPVFITITGGSIGPQIGVQAVDLVLVFKSSKTLMEIGKGSFTLGGDLSVAAGPMGRSSSAQTDYKLEAEVYSYSRSKGLFAGITLNGAALAIDNKANNDFYDNWADANTTFKSSNVSSKPVDDLRARLDEFN; translated from the coding sequence ATGTTGATCGCGAAGTTGAAAGGAAATTTTTTAGGAGTAATGCTACTGATTTGTTTGTATTCGTCCGCCGTGCAGGCACAGACCAAAGAGGAGGAGAAAATCAAAGCGGCCACGACGGTATTGAATGATTTTAATGAAATGCAGGAAAATATCCCCGCACAGCTCCTTAACATTTCAAAAGGGGTGATCATCATTCCAAAAATGATCAATGCCGGCTTAATGCTCGGCGGTAAGTACGGGCGGGGACTCGCAATGGTCAAAAAAGAGAATGGGGAATGGAGCGACCCGGTTTTTATCACGATCACCGGCGGTAGCATCGGCCCGCAGATCGGCGTGCAGGCGGTTGATCTGGTGCTGGTTTTCAAAAGCAGCAAAACGCTGATGGAAATCGGAAAAGGTAGCTTCACGCTTGGCGGAGATCTGTCTGTCGCGGCAGGGCCCATGGGACGAAGTTCTTCCGCACAAACCGACTACAAACTCGAAGCAGAAGTCTATTCCTATTCAAGAAGCAAAGGATTATTTGCGGGGATTACGTTGAATGGAGCTGCGCTGGCAATTGACAATAAGGCCAATAACGATTTTTACGACAACTGGGCCGACGCTAATACCACATTCAAAAGCTCGAATGTTTCATCGAAACCAGTCGATGACCTGCGGGCAAGATTAGACGAATTTAACTAA
- a CDS encoding KTSC domain-containing protein, with the protein MPSSVVSKFIYDGDTETLRVIYVSGMVYDYKKVPLEVYQAMKASFSKGTFLNRYVKGNFEFEKVG; encoded by the coding sequence ATGCCATCCTCAGTAGTTTCAAAATTCATTTATGACGGGGACACTGAAACGTTACGCGTAATCTACGTGTCGGGGATGGTTTATGACTACAAAAAAGTGCCTTTGGAAGTATACCAGGCCATGAAAGCCTCGTTTTCCAAGGGCACTTTTTTGAATAGGTACGTGAAGGGGAATTTTGAGTTTGAGAAGGTGGGTTGA
- a CDS encoding P-loop ATPase, Sll1717 family yields MFFAYPGHPDKIGTTIEAAVNKVNLIKERVTTWRALNIAGSFIINNIQDAIDKEDIFVADISRLNFNVTYEIGYAIAKEKPILLVRNASLVDSEVSIREVGIFDTIGYEEYTNSDELFDILSSPPKNILIGDTIAINKKAPVYILEQKFKTDFAIRITTRIKKARYIYRSFDPNESPRLSAYDAINQVQQSLGVLVSLLPQDEQGSLINNIRAAFIAGLAHGKDIATCILQYGPDPVPIDYRDFVSIYFTAAEIDNHIADFAGKIAEAFQEDVEIKNPKAPTFLQQIDIGASAAENEMRFLQSYYLKTDAYLKTLRGDVQLVVGRKGSGKTAIFLQIRDRERSKGNNVVLDLKPEGYKLIKFKELVLSYLQAGTFHHTISAFWEYIILLEICHKILENDKARHLNNNAIFDLYKNLEEVYKAEGYLTEGDFSERMSRLINNVTESYTKKYGDSADTRLSAPQITDLIYKSDIRLLRSSLINYLKKKEKVWLLLDNIDKGWPSSGLQTEDIVIIRTLIDALRNIQRQFGREEIDMYPVVFLRNDVYELLMDGTADRQKEAKEVLDWTDPDMLRGCLGIKFY; encoded by the coding sequence ATGTTTTTTGCTTATCCCGGTCATCCAGATAAAATTGGTACAACGATTGAAGCTGCAGTCAATAAGGTTAATCTCATAAAGGAAAGAGTAACAACCTGGCGGGCATTGAACATTGCTGGCTCATTTATAATTAATAACATACAAGATGCTATTGATAAAGAAGACATATTTGTAGCTGACATATCAAGATTGAACTTTAATGTAACTTATGAGATTGGATATGCTATTGCAAAAGAGAAACCTATATTGTTGGTTAGAAATGCGTCGTTGGTAGATTCCGAGGTCAGTATTCGTGAGGTAGGTATCTTTGATACTATTGGATATGAAGAGTATACCAATTCTGATGAGCTATTTGATATACTTTCTTCCCCACCTAAAAATATTTTAATTGGCGATACTATTGCTATTAATAAAAAGGCGCCGGTATATATCTTGGAGCAAAAATTCAAGACTGATTTTGCTATCCGAATTACGACAAGAATTAAGAAAGCAAGATACATTTACCGGAGTTTTGACCCAAATGAATCTCCTCGGCTATCTGCTTACGATGCAATAAATCAGGTTCAACAGTCCCTCGGTGTACTTGTATCCTTACTTCCGCAAGATGAGCAGGGATCATTGATCAATAACATAAGGGCAGCATTTATTGCGGGGTTAGCGCACGGTAAAGATATAGCCACCTGCATTTTACAATACGGGCCTGATCCTGTGCCAATAGACTATCGAGATTTTGTAAGTATATACTTCACCGCAGCGGAAATTGACAATCATATCGCAGATTTTGCGGGAAAAATCGCCGAGGCCTTCCAAGAGGATGTAGAAATTAAAAATCCGAAAGCTCCCACTTTCTTGCAACAGATTGACATCGGAGCTTCGGCAGCTGAAAATGAAATGAGATTTTTACAATCGTATTATTTGAAAACCGATGCTTACTTAAAAACGTTAAGGGGTGATGTTCAATTAGTTGTTGGTAGAAAAGGCTCAGGTAAGACCGCTATTTTTTTACAGATTCGTGATAGAGAGCGAAGCAAGGGTAACAACGTAGTGCTTGATCTGAAACCGGAGGGTTACAAGTTGATTAAATTCAAAGAGTTGGTTCTCAGCTATCTTCAAGCCGGAACGTTTCATCACACGATTAGTGCCTTTTGGGAGTATATTATTTTATTAGAGATATGTCACAAAATTCTAGAAAATGATAAGGCGCGCCATCTAAACAATAATGCAATTTTTGACCTATATAAAAATCTTGAAGAGGTTTATAAGGCAGAGGGCTATCTTACCGAAGGCGACTTTTCTGAACGAATGTCAAGGCTAATAAATAATGTTACAGAATCATATACTAAGAAGTATGGAGATAGCGCAGACACACGTTTATCAGCACCTCAGATAACCGATCTTATCTACAAATCTGATATAAGACTTTTGCGATCATCCTTGATCAATTACCTTAAAAAGAAGGAGAAGGTCTGGCTACTTTTAGACAACATAGATAAAGGTTGGCCGTCCTCTGGACTCCAAACGGAAGATATTGTAATTATAAGAACCTTGATTGACGCTCTAAGAAATATCCAGCGACAATTTGGAAGAGAAGAAATCGACATGTACCCCGTCGTCTTTCTTAGAAATGATGTCTACGAGTTGTTGATGGACGGAACGGCAGATAGGCAAAAAGAAGCGAAGGAAGTTCTGGATTGGACAGATCCAGATATGCTTAGAGGGTGTTTGGGAATTAAGTTTTACTAA
- a CDS encoding IS5 family transposase: protein MIKQFTRLTDLQWAAISPFLNLKRKRKLNLREVMDALLYILRTGCQWRNLPSCFPHWQAVYWYFSQWKKQNVIEQINRAVNQMDRINAHRDKNPSILCIDSQSVKLSPMICELRGTDANKKVNGRKRQVLVDSEGRIWFAHIHAANQGDGPASLAFMADLICQDERLIKIYGDQAYNGVFADEIRKNGIDFEKASKPESASGFIPVAKRWVVERTFAWTNFFRRIVKDYEYTVSSSVSWLFLANIQLMLQRIKPISKT from the coding sequence TTGATTAAACAGTTTACTAGACTGACCGATCTCCAATGGGCGGCAATATCACCATTTTTGAATCTAAAAAGAAAGAGAAAACTGAATTTGAGGGAGGTGATGGATGCACTTCTCTACATACTTCGTACAGGCTGCCAATGGCGAAATTTGCCTTCCTGTTTTCCTCATTGGCAAGCAGTATATTGGTATTTCAGCCAGTGGAAAAAGCAAAATGTAATTGAGCAAATAAATCGGGCAGTTAACCAGATGGACCGGATAAATGCTCATAGGGATAAAAATCCGTCGATTCTTTGTATTGACAGCCAGAGCGTTAAGTTGTCCCCTATGATTTGTGAATTACGTGGCACGGATGCCAATAAAAAAGTAAACGGACGTAAAAGGCAGGTGCTAGTTGACAGCGAAGGTCGGATCTGGTTTGCACATATTCATGCCGCAAATCAGGGCGACGGTCCCGCATCCCTTGCTTTCATGGCTGACCTTATCTGCCAAGATGAACGTCTAATAAAGATTTACGGAGACCAAGCATATAACGGCGTTTTCGCGGATGAAATCAGGAAAAATGGTATCGATTTTGAGAAAGCTTCAAAGCCAGAATCTGCAAGTGGATTTATACCAGTCGCTAAAAGATGGGTCGTCGAAAGGACATTCGCATGGACTAATTTCTTTCGTAGAATCGTGAAAGATTATGAATATACCGTATCATCTTCTGTTTCTTGGCTCTTTCTGGCCAATATTCAGTTGATGTTACAACGAATAAAGCCGATTAGTAAAACTTAA
- a CDS encoding P-loop ATPase, Sll1717 family, with translation MVRSPFLAIPKHLLREVIRLRISSSGEVENGRFEDVWRTVCVSHYNGEETSQFLIERSLMRPRFLINFINQCRSFAVNFNHKKIEAEDIEKGFESYSSDLLIDINYEIRDVFPEAESILYSFIEAPSELSLPVLTEIVERELPGSSMIDKVINLLLWYGFLGIKTGKHDVKYIYNFNYNMNILKGVAFKHKENVIYVINPAFWPSLLIDN, from the coding sequence ATGGTACGATCTCCATTCCTTGCAATTCCCAAACACCTTCTTAGAGAAGTGATAAGGCTGCGGATATCTTCTAGCGGAGAAGTGGAAAACGGAAGGTTCGAGGATGTTTGGAGAACAGTTTGTGTTAGTCACTATAATGGAGAAGAAACATCTCAATTTTTGATAGAGAGATCTTTAATGCGCCCTCGTTTTTTAATCAACTTTATTAATCAGTGCAGATCTTTTGCTGTAAATTTTAATCATAAAAAAATTGAAGCGGAAGATATCGAGAAAGGATTTGAGTCATATTCTTCTGATTTGTTGATTGATATTAATTACGAAATCAGAGATGTATTTCCGGAGGCTGAAAGTATTCTATATAGTTTTATTGAAGCACCGTCAGAACTGAGTTTACCGGTTTTGACCGAGATTGTTGAAAGAGAATTGCCTGGGAGTTCCATGATTGATAAAGTTATAAATTTGCTTTTGTGGTATGGTTTCTTAGGAATAAAGACTGGAAAACACGATGTCAAGTATATTTATAACTTTAACTATAATATGAATATTCTAAAAGGAGTGGCATTTAAGCATAAGGAAAACGTCATATATGTTATAAATCCAGCTTTTTGGCCTTCTCTCTTAATTGATAATTAG
- a CDS encoding DUF3037 domain-containing protein, producing the protein MKKYQYQIIQYLHDRVTGEFINVGVIVYAPEHKFLGCKVISKYGRITSFFPGSNGKGILKSLRHFEKEIARAKQQFSELFPVSDDLAEITREILPNDDSSLTLTEVKKGIDLDFNKSLADLYRLLVTKWQSETDESATSDADVWNKKYKKYFDQYEITSRFTEFEVETKHDHFQFDKAWKNEIWHCYVPLSFDLQKEENVKSKVYKWFGKLNELATSEEKIDITLLTSIPRKHQNLDSFIYDKLLAPSDKLLINIVSEADAEALVQQISNDLQKHDLN; encoded by the coding sequence ATGAAAAAGTATCAATATCAAATCATCCAATATCTTCACGATCGTGTCACCGGCGAGTTCATCAACGTTGGCGTGATTGTCTACGCGCCTGAGCATAAGTTTCTCGGTTGTAAAGTCATCTCCAAATATGGAAGGATCACGTCATTCTTTCCCGGCTCGAACGGAAAAGGAATTTTAAAATCTCTGCGCCACTTCGAAAAGGAAATCGCAAGAGCAAAACAGCAATTCTCAGAACTCTTCCCAGTGTCGGACGACTTAGCAGAAATCACAAGAGAAATCCTCCCCAACGACGACAGCTCGCTTACATTAACCGAGGTAAAAAAGGGTATTGACCTGGACTTCAATAAATCACTGGCAGACCTTTACAGATTGCTAGTTACCAAATGGCAAAGTGAAACTGACGAATCCGCAACATCTGACGCGGATGTTTGGAACAAAAAGTACAAAAAGTATTTTGATCAATACGAAATTACTTCAAGATTTACAGAGTTTGAAGTAGAGACTAAACATGACCACTTTCAATTTGATAAAGCCTGGAAAAATGAAATTTGGCATTGCTACGTACCACTTTCTTTTGACTTACAAAAAGAAGAAAATGTCAAGAGTAAAGTTTATAAGTGGTTTGGAAAATTGAATGAGCTAGCTACATCAGAAGAAAAAATAGATATTACATTATTAACATCTATTCCAAGGAAACATCAAAACCTAGATTCCTTCATTTACGATAAATTATTAGCACCGTCTGATAAATTGCTAATTAATATAGTTTCCGAAGCGGACGCAGAAGCTCTTGTACAACAAATATCAAACGATTTACAAAAGCATGACTTAAATTAG
- a CDS encoding HipA family kinase: MPKITDENYQIKTVHATEWHDVFSSGTTEPMLIWAMDAESGERDSYVIKPFGHPRIYPQAVMKECLGAWIALELRLNAFEPVYIDVSTDFVETLRGNQYYKRFIESVGVNFGTRYVPGTTQIVGKNCLTNIQSSQAEKVTSFDLFISNGDRRKEKPNLVLVQNDLFVFDHELAFDFLMMLSFTRNPRPWELGDWELKMLRNHFLYPKIQGTQVDVTDFIERFTQLDDKFWAKASEQLPANWRSDDLTTIKNHLALIVENRTIFAQQLAQAILA, translated from the coding sequence ATGCCAAAAATCACAGACGAAAACTATCAGATTAAAACTGTCCATGCTACTGAGTGGCACGACGTCTTTTCAAGCGGGACGACGGAACCAATGTTGATCTGGGCAATGGACGCCGAAAGCGGAGAGCGCGACAGTTATGTAATTAAACCATTCGGTCATCCGAGAATTTATCCACAAGCTGTCATGAAAGAATGCCTTGGTGCGTGGATTGCTCTGGAACTTCGACTGAATGCATTTGAACCAGTATACATTGATGTAAGTACCGATTTCGTGGAAACGCTTCGCGGAAATCAATACTATAAAAGATTTATTGAGAGTGTCGGCGTCAATTTTGGAACCCGGTATGTTCCTGGAACCACTCAAATCGTTGGTAAAAACTGCCTTACAAACATTCAATCATCACAGGCAGAAAAGGTTACCTCCTTTGATTTGTTTATTTCAAATGGTGACCGCAGAAAAGAAAAACCAAATCTTGTGTTGGTCCAGAATGATCTATTTGTCTTCGACCATGAACTGGCATTTGACTTTCTGATGATGTTATCGTTCACTCGAAACCCAAGACCCTGGGAGCTCGGAGATTGGGAACTGAAAATGCTCAGAAACCATTTTCTCTATCCAAAAATTCAGGGAACACAAGTTGATGTCACTGATTTTATAGAACGATTCACTCAGTTGGATGACAAATTTTGGGCGAAGGCTTCCGAGCAACTGCCAGCGAACTGGCGTTCAGACGACCTGACAACAATCAAAAACCATCTTGCGTTGATCGTTGAGAATAGAACTATCTTTGCACAACAACTGGCACAGGCAATTTTGGCATGA
- a CDS encoding helix-turn-helix transcriptional regulator, translated as MRLNRIKLVLVEKEKSGKDLAKYLGKTETTVSRWSRNEIQPTLQMLYKISVFLKVDIRELLVSTKE; from the coding sequence ATGCGCCTTAATAGGATAAAACTTGTTCTCGTAGAAAAAGAGAAATCTGGCAAAGACTTAGCCAAATATTTGGGCAAAACCGAAACTACTGTCTCGCGTTGGAGCCGAAACGAAATCCAGCCTACTTTGCAGATGCTATATAAGATTTCTGTTTTTTTGAAGGTTGATATTCGAGAACTTTTAGTTAGTACAAAGGAGTAA
- a CDS encoding SymE family type I addiction module toxin: MTHEKKSSNPSERHLTVYSKYVPRGWYQYVRMPEIRLCGKWLLDAGFACGDEVTVRLLEGKLEISLKPVEEPEPAPVRKRRSSRKEMVS, translated from the coding sequence ATGACACACGAAAAAAAATCTTCCAACCCCTCAGAAAGGCATCTAACCGTTTACAGCAAATACGTGCCGCGGGGGTGGTATCAGTATGTGAGGATGCCCGAGATCAGGCTTTGCGGGAAGTGGCTGCTTGATGCCGGGTTTGCCTGTGGGGATGAAGTTACTGTGAGGTTGTTGGAGGGGAAATTGGAGATTAGTTTGAAGCCGGTAGAGGAGCCCGAACCAGCGCCGGTTCGGAAGCGGCGGTCTTCTCGTAAAGAAATGGTTTCTTAA
- a CDS encoding helix-turn-helix domain-containing protein, translating into MSKLPISEQIRTLRKSKGLSQEVLAENAGINLRTLQRIETGNVEPRGETLRMLAQALEVSIEALTSTGVDNTIAIDEDPGFLKLMNLSALTLWFIPLGNVFIPLALWIYRKDRIQGVRELGKRILNFQITWTLITYGLAYLSMFSSFTGDFLLGPFALLPLMLLLFVGNTIFIILTHRKIVRGDQNVYPISLKLIS; encoded by the coding sequence ATGAGCAAACTACCGATTTCAGAACAAATACGGACCCTGCGCAAAAGCAAGGGGCTTTCGCAGGAAGTATTGGCAGAAAATGCCGGGATTAATCTGCGCACGTTGCAGCGCATTGAAACAGGAAATGTGGAACCCAGAGGCGAAACGCTACGGATGCTGGCGCAGGCGCTGGAAGTGTCGATCGAAGCGTTGACTTCCACTGGCGTCGACAATACGATTGCGATTGATGAAGATCCCGGATTTCTGAAACTGATGAACCTGTCCGCACTGACCCTCTGGTTTATTCCACTGGGAAATGTCTTTATCCCACTGGCACTTTGGATTTATAGAAAAGACCGGATCCAGGGTGTGAGGGAACTAGGGAAACGCATTCTCAATTTCCAGATCACCTGGACACTGATTACATACGGATTAGCTTATCTCAGCATGTTTTCAAGCTTCACGGGCGATTTCCTCCTTGGTCCGTTCGCGCTGCTGCCTTTGATGCTATTATTATTTGTGGGAAATACGATTTTCATCATTCTTACGCACAGGAAAATCGTTCGGGGTGATCAAAATGTATATCCGATAAGTCTGAAACTGATTAGCTAG